In bacterium, one DNA window encodes the following:
- a CDS encoding fibronectin type III domain-containing protein: MTGRRTVSRGGTGPRCLWTVLQFLFVVMCLSLCSAAFAAEIFVVDTLVDEDDGLTTGGVSLRDALNASGDGDKIQFDGALPSGGSIILQSALPEITWGIEIDGGSLGLTVSGNYQFPVFTFVGGGASAVRNLSIADGFARGGNGGSAQMGSGGGGAGLGGGIYVDALSGELILENLSFRGNIAQGGQGGFLEGGGIPGAGGGGGTVGDGGSPTRSEVGNGGDSRFDTDPYPTRGINGGLAGCPPESGSFGSGGGGATADCHGADGGFGGGGGGSISGTGGAGGFGGGGGGGAVGSGVGGSWGGTSNYGIGGGGGGLGGALFVRNSVVTLKDCHFFANSARRGGTGGAGRSNGLRYTADGQGKGGAIFIDPSATLFANGCGGDGNYADDSSGSETVSSFSPGFHDEKPVYGLIQTQYPVAESAVPVGASPFSGASMDVTFTFNEGVSGVDLTDFTVLRLDGNSTPTATGVTTNSATDYVVHIGLPPSSAGSFRVRLTDDNSILSLSANAPLGGTSTEDGVYETGDLTFDNVGPEGAFDSVSSPRNAMPYSVILRFDESVSGLVLASLRLKHDGSETPIVSSGAESAITASVDRRTWTIASIFQESDVGDGDYEVILLPGTVADDQGNGNAGSSSGSWTVDSIAPSVDITIDTPFPTRGPQIDFSVQTSESVAPFVLNTNLAVYTSGGSLSYSSVDVTETSPTLSLVSLLGVTGDGSAQIQVYASDPAGNSNYALSNPPVVVDNTAPYLASTSSQEFASGPNVDFYFTISEPVTGLNSAADLEILTDSTYDSIVVTSIPETPPTASYQVSLTNVVGDGTLGFRVPAGTLIDQVGLTNSDIVSSVVLTIDSTAPTIDSIELAGGSPTNDSTLRFNVQFSEPIHRFDTPSWVNVVGDGVSYSNVSVGLDDPAQGDTGYIAVRSVSGNGTISIGVPGGNVTDRAFNPLVEYPLTVLGELDQTAPTVLSMRSATGATLISGPTASVFIELSEPVIGFGKDDIILNAEYSTYSSMSVTQLRSTLYLLTLEGVGEYCGGACNWPDYCYDCNGWFHLGVRSAGATDEVGNALYGQNPIHRFFTIDSDPPKFAFDPLPGALPGTRPSITTNPTTITMRLSEQVVEDITPQDFTLLINGVEEFISPNGEVLVPSPGRYQLVNFFDGIDMQGRYDFRLSNRTIRDPAGNPIATGYSDREWLGWDLDNIRPVVTVESSIATTGPLVSTTLDFYVQFSEEVSGFDSSSDFIWEGDGAYYSNVSFTNFDGSRYLLRFTGVGGSGWRLPDYDLFQFKIKEGAATDATGLTNLESPSATMYIDQTAPFVLSCVPNVSSPTNAESISFTVTFSEPVIPSGGSSESTQNPNYVFPETVGLEQLSPQVIRYDLNNLSGLGGQLFTTDGDISLKLSQYDVRDIVYHRVPEFISDPIHVDRIPPSRFNPNDGYIGDADFGLRQAHPFDMTFRFWRPVVDVSISNLEVLRDGVAVPTTFAESQLVRAGGDSSGTTWYFAPGGGIPLEDGQYQLMLTNTDSIVNSLGSRYYNWQPLLTAEVFATWEIDATRPTPEFTIHGPDLISADQDAVFDIDFGEDVTDFDTSDLIIIAFGVSTGPASLASFSQSVYRATIPISDTGRGIGSSVAIRIAGSRVHDRAGNGNIDSTSPQITLDTINPSIMEVTTTAADPTNADQTSFEVLLNEPTVIADASKVRFELDTGVSINTVSVSAIFGTSAYRVLASGIAGDGEIRMQVDQGAFQDALGNPNNALPHSTYFQTDITIDNSPPSITFSPYNGPDPMTADTYRASFETTEQLVGLTDSNFYVNRGGELSFQSGAFDGFRSYVVSGLDGAGTIQVGVSGLYNVRDSAGNIAVLTNSPPIVERVQPILLLGATQVDVSGGSRREVSGTPGVYELRGTILIRGFSNHLLGRLLVPDESPLIFDENAETLAGNATWTLPSVLHHEYDPLELATNPWTFDGYVLESRTDTPFELTVSTIPLRVCNYRVRTDEIGGNFKSFLSATGLFATPDLGALGFTGLRLGSGILDFDPSSSLIFQGGCLAADQTPRFSPASATITSSSISIPGQVVQGSTPPIYLESLVLQGNTAEDSYAPIDYDGFSIGLDGVAYPAWGGYTLDVASPAFTIPVPFNPNTTFETNVNFYFDGVEVDNSGEFIFGDGYFESRFTNYLNYRCSFAEPSFAQNTISLDEVELQTVSNGTIAISDIIASNLEDNPGIFASEGDLTVNGIKLVLDESAAFYGDSLYADTIYVSNLDGFTIPLKKLRLDGTRFEIGGGGFDIAGLKFVIYTSGDLGSPDGLVIGGELAFPENLVSEDNSGGFGAEVTIKDRSPRLPKVELEAINFCLGGDGAIGGTGFSLAELCFGYESGPPKFFTGSTTFGIPRGFELSAGFEILGGIIDSLTVGLGFPEPGRPIGSTGAFMQSITGSLYNLSQSRVTEILETKDGPRQITWIPPVTLRGEIEATAGPEIPILDVAAVTATAGITVNEISLGIDGTVTVVIFEIGSASAKITWGGPPDAQGFSFSGKVIYYGIIAGEFDGFVAPGGYARASAKVRLGIPDDVPVFGGLTFGSVGAGLEIDPEKNPKFKAWATASLPLLVYTAHVTVTFDSNGNVGFDVSRGTRVADWEVPYWQPVPVSDELHRDKNGNPTTSYVSVLRDFDQSFKAYANEGKFRQTPRGAGTAIDLPTTASLEGTVVRLTYEDPAGNPEFTLTSPSGKTITPANLPSDPPSPDVFGVWFENPSVRDASYFMIAEETGTYRATILYPETLGQYAIEVLSRNTEPTFAFEEVVVNGSDLAFRWSAFDPDGEARIDLFAGADREASQGIRLIADIAEVDGSGMAVFDLANSPLSPGWYWPFAVIDDSRNAPVTVVAETPIYIPSSEAPIAVQNIDVVSFGDQLFVSWYAVKDPDLEFYNLSYTDQPGSGSYKFDQVVAKEYTSALLENTDPNSEYQVTVTPILTATTSAAARAEGLNAIQDLADSLVHLRGVRTDDRQIVLDMLDAKSRGGTLTVREPMATTDQVVELVRSREIGKTLLGPSEEVQQLLQAERAKRKGSRSRAVEEYFVPAPILAYDVARTGVIAGANQPPVFTGSPTTVVAAGTDFDWTATAYDPEGSAVSFQLIDGPPGFAVSQEGIVFWSTSESDVGTHEVIIAAIDLVGSRSTLSWDLTVSNVYQSLSLFEIISDPPTDVVPGDLYAYSPELVNTFVSPTNPVVWSLVDGPPGMIVDSASGAIYWQTLDYYMGAPRVILRVEQSSLGDPLLDIQEYRINVSRLGDSITGKTTVGDGDSDGVQSETEDLAPSAPGSTVQPSGDGNGDGIPDSEQQNVVSLRNGAREGASAGEYLTIVSAPGTVLSNVRTSAAREPYPVGTKGFPVGVVSFTLSGRGVVSPPGTNSVKIMLQSRPSESIGQGYYLDDGIAYSSFVGPTPPYDSGAQWDSNRTFTLELLDDNGSVGDLSETGDTNSLVGILTNPGGPNSVNASIWLIR; encoded by the coding sequence ATGACTGGTCGACGAACGGTTTCCCGAGGGGGCACCGGGCCCAGATGTCTTTGGACGGTCCTTCAGTTCCTTTTCGTAGTCATGTGCTTGTCTCTCTGCTCCGCCGCGTTCGCGGCGGAGATTTTTGTCGTAGATACGCTGGTTGACGAAGATGACGGTCTGACAACAGGCGGCGTTTCTCTGCGCGATGCACTGAATGCATCCGGCGATGGAGACAAGATCCAATTCGACGGAGCACTGCCTTCTGGTGGGAGCATTATTCTCCAATCGGCTCTTCCAGAGATCACTTGGGGGATTGAGATCGATGGCGGCAGTCTCGGCCTGACGGTATCCGGGAATTACCAGTTTCCGGTGTTCACGTTTGTCGGTGGTGGTGCGTCTGCTGTTCGGAATCTCTCCATCGCCGACGGGTTTGCACGAGGAGGGAATGGCGGAAGTGCCCAGATGGGCAGCGGCGGCGGCGGCGCTGGCCTCGGCGGCGGAATCTATGTCGACGCTCTCTCGGGCGAACTGATCTTGGAGAATCTATCCTTCCGTGGGAATATCGCTCAGGGCGGACAGGGAGGATTCCTTGAGGGCGGTGGCATTCCCGGTGCCGGTGGCGGTGGTGGAACTGTCGGAGACGGCGGTTCTCCAACCCGATCGGAAGTAGGCAACGGTGGCGACAGCCGCTTTGATACAGACCCTTATCCGACACGTGGAATCAACGGTGGCCTCGCCGGTTGTCCTCCCGAATCCGGTTCTTTTGGATCAGGCGGCGGAGGAGCGACAGCAGACTGCCACGGAGCGGACGGTGGCTTTGGTGGTGGCGGCGGCGGATCGATTTCCGGAACAGGCGGCGCGGGTGGATTTGGTGGCGGTGGCGGTGGCGGTGCAGTCGGGTCTGGAGTCGGTGGAAGCTGGGGAGGAACGAGCAACTATGGAATCGGCGGTGGGGGAGGGGGCCTGGGCGGCGCCCTCTTCGTGCGCAACAGCGTCGTTACACTGAAAGACTGCCACTTCTTTGCGAACTCCGCCCGACGAGGAGGCACCGGAGGCGCTGGGCGATCAAACGGCCTGCGATACACCGCCGACGGTCAGGGCAAGGGTGGAGCCATTTTCATCGATCCATCTGCAACCCTGTTTGCAAACGGGTGCGGCGGCGACGGCAATTACGCGGATGATTCTTCCGGAAGCGAAACCGTGAGCAGCTTCTCTCCAGGCTTCCACGACGAGAAGCCTGTATATGGTTTGATTCAGACGCAATATCCGGTCGCCGAGTCCGCCGTTCCTGTGGGCGCCTCACCCTTCTCGGGCGCTTCCATGGACGTCACTTTCACATTCAATGAAGGCGTGTCGGGTGTGGACCTCACGGACTTCACGGTGTTGCGACTCGATGGGAATTCGACCCCAACAGCGACCGGAGTTACCACGAATTCCGCAACGGACTACGTTGTCCATATCGGACTTCCCCCTTCTTCGGCTGGAAGCTTCCGTGTCCGTCTCACAGATGATAATTCCATCTTGTCCCTGAGTGCCAATGCTCCTCTGGGTGGCACGTCGACAGAAGATGGTGTCTATGAAACTGGCGACCTCACATTCGACAACGTCGGCCCTGAGGGCGCGTTTGACTCTGTCAGTTCTCCCAGAAATGCGATGCCCTATTCAGTGATTCTCCGCTTTGATGAGTCCGTCTCCGGACTCGTACTGGCATCGCTGCGGTTGAAGCACGACGGTTCCGAAACGCCGATTGTCTCGTCCGGCGCCGAGAGCGCGATTACTGCCTCCGTGGATCGAAGAACGTGGACGATCGCTTCGATTTTCCAGGAAAGCGATGTCGGAGATGGCGATTACGAGGTGATTCTTCTTCCCGGAACCGTCGCCGATGATCAGGGCAACGGCAACGCTGGATCCTCAAGTGGCTCATGGACCGTGGATTCGATTGCCCCAAGCGTCGACATCACCATCGACACTCCCTTTCCTACGAGGGGACCGCAAATCGACTTCTCCGTTCAGACTTCCGAATCCGTCGCTCCATTTGTGCTGAACACGAACCTCGCCGTTTATACATCGGGCGGCAGTTTGTCGTACAGCAGTGTCGACGTCACTGAGACCTCGCCCACCCTCAGCCTTGTCTCGCTTTTGGGTGTCACTGGCGACGGCAGCGCGCAAATCCAGGTCTACGCAAGCGATCCGGCTGGGAACTCTAACTATGCTCTCTCCAACCCGCCGGTTGTCGTCGATAACACGGCTCCCTATCTGGCGAGCACCTCAAGCCAGGAGTTCGCATCTGGTCCGAATGTGGATTTCTATTTCACGATCAGTGAACCCGTCACGGGATTGAACTCAGCAGCCGATCTGGAGATTCTGACAGACTCCACCTACGATTCTATCGTTGTGACGAGCATCCCCGAGACGCCCCCGACAGCCTCCTATCAGGTGTCACTAACAAATGTGGTCGGCGATGGTACACTTGGTTTCCGTGTTCCGGCAGGTACATTGATTGACCAGGTCGGACTCACGAACAGCGATATCGTCTCGTCCGTTGTGCTGACGATAGATTCGACAGCACCGACGATTGATTCCATCGAACTCGCCGGCGGTTCGCCGACAAACGACTCGACGTTGCGCTTCAATGTCCAATTCAGCGAACCCATCCATCGATTCGATACCCCCTCCTGGGTCAACGTCGTTGGCGACGGCGTATCGTATTCCAATGTATCTGTCGGGCTGGACGATCCGGCTCAAGGCGACACCGGGTATATTGCTGTCCGATCCGTGTCCGGCAATGGAACGATCTCAATTGGCGTCCCAGGCGGGAATGTGACGGATCGTGCATTCAATCCGCTTGTCGAGTATCCTCTCACGGTGCTCGGCGAACTGGATCAGACGGCGCCGACTGTCTTGAGTATGCGATCGGCTACCGGGGCCACCCTTATCAGTGGTCCCACGGCTTCCGTCTTTATCGAGCTTTCCGAACCTGTAATCGGATTCGGCAAGGATGACATCATCCTCAATGCAGAGTACTCGACCTACAGCAGTATGAGTGTGACTCAACTTCGTTCCACGCTCTATCTGCTGACATTGGAAGGTGTCGGCGAATATTGCGGCGGTGCGTGTAACTGGCCGGACTACTGCTACGATTGCAATGGGTGGTTTCACCTCGGCGTCAGATCGGCGGGGGCCACGGATGAAGTCGGGAATGCCTTGTATGGTCAGAATCCAATCCACCGGTTCTTCACGATCGATTCCGACCCGCCGAAGTTCGCCTTCGATCCGTTGCCTGGCGCTCTTCCCGGAACGCGACCTTCCATCACGACGAATCCCACGACGATAACGATGCGGCTCTCCGAACAAGTCGTCGAGGATATCACACCGCAGGACTTCACCCTACTGATCAATGGGGTAGAGGAATTCATCTCGCCCAATGGCGAGGTCCTTGTCCCTTCCCCCGGCCGCTATCAGCTCGTGAACTTTTTCGATGGCATCGACATGCAGGGGAGATATGACTTTCGGTTGTCGAACAGAACCATTCGCGACCCAGCAGGGAATCCGATCGCAACCGGATATTCCGACCGGGAGTGGCTCGGTTGGGATTTGGACAACATTCGTCCTGTCGTCACCGTTGAATCTTCTATCGCGACGACTGGACCGCTCGTGTCGACAACATTGGATTTCTACGTTCAGTTCAGCGAGGAAGTCAGTGGTTTCGACAGCTCGTCGGACTTCATTTGGGAGGGGGACGGCGCATACTACTCGAACGTGTCGTTTACGAATTTCGATGGAAGTCGCTATCTGCTTCGCTTCACCGGCGTGGGTGGAAGCGGTTGGCGGCTACCTGACTACGATCTCTTCCAGTTCAAAATCAAGGAAGGCGCTGCCACGGATGCAACTGGGCTCACGAATCTGGAGAGCCCTTCGGCAACCATGTACATCGATCAGACAGCACCGTTCGTGCTCTCTTGCGTTCCAAACGTCTCATCGCCGACGAATGCAGAGTCGATTTCGTTCACGGTCACATTCAGCGAACCGGTAATTCCTTCAGGCGGAAGCTCCGAATCCACTCAGAATCCGAATTACGTCTTTCCCGAGACCGTTGGACTGGAGCAACTCTCTCCGCAAGTCATTCGCTATGATCTCAACAACCTATCCGGCCTCGGGGGTCAGCTCTTCACCACGGATGGCGATATCAGTTTGAAGCTTTCGCAATACGATGTTCGCGATATTGTCTACCATCGAGTGCCGGAGTTCATCAGCGATCCAATTCACGTGGATCGTATTCCTCCCTCTCGATTCAATCCGAACGATGGGTACATTGGCGATGCTGATTTCGGGCTCCGACAGGCGCATCCCTTCGACATGACCTTCAGATTCTGGAGGCCTGTTGTGGACGTCTCGATCTCAAACCTCGAAGTCCTCAGAGATGGTGTAGCAGTCCCTACGACCTTTGCGGAGAGTCAATTGGTGCGCGCAGGCGGCGATTCGAGTGGAACGACGTGGTACTTCGCACCGGGCGGCGGTATTCCCCTGGAAGATGGCCAATACCAGCTCATGCTGACGAACACGGATTCGATCGTGAACTCGCTCGGATCCCGTTACTACAACTGGCAGCCGCTGCTGACAGCGGAGGTCTTCGCGACCTGGGAAATCGATGCAACTCGTCCGACTCCTGAATTCACTATCCATGGACCAGATCTGATCAGCGCGGATCAAGATGCTGTCTTCGACATTGATTTCGGCGAAGACGTGACCGATTTCGATACAAGCGATCTGATCATCATCGCCTTCGGCGTCTCTACCGGTCCTGCGTCGCTTGCCTCATTCAGTCAAAGTGTGTATCGCGCGACTATTCCGATTTCCGACACCGGTCGCGGCATCGGATCTTCCGTGGCGATTCGCATCGCCGGCTCCAGGGTTCATGATCGAGCAGGAAACGGGAACATCGACAGCACGAGTCCCCAAATAACCCTCGATACGATTAACCCCTCCATCATGGAGGTCACGACAACAGCAGCAGATCCGACGAACGCCGATCAGACTTCGTTCGAAGTCCTGCTCAACGAACCAACTGTGATCGCCGATGCGAGCAAAGTGCGTTTCGAACTGGATACCGGTGTCAGCATCAACACAGTCTCGGTCTCAGCGATCTTCGGGACCAGTGCATATCGAGTGCTCGCCAGCGGCATTGCAGGAGACGGGGAAATACGTATGCAGGTCGACCAGGGAGCGTTCCAGGACGCTCTCGGGAACCCGAACAATGCGCTTCCACACTCCACCTACTTCCAGACAGACATAACAATCGATAATTCTCCACCCTCGATAACCTTCTCGCCCTACAACGGACCGGATCCGATGACGGCCGATACTTATCGCGCATCGTTCGAGACCACAGAGCAACTGGTCGGGTTGACGGATAGCAACTTCTATGTTAACCGAGGCGGAGAGTTGTCTTTCCAAAGCGGAGCCTTCGATGGATTCCGTTCCTATGTGGTCTCTGGTCTCGATGGTGCCGGAACGATTCAAGTGGGCGTCAGTGGATTGTACAATGTCCGCGACAGCGCGGGAAACATCGCTGTGCTGACAAACTCGCCACCGATTGTTGAGCGAGTTCAGCCGATTCTGCTCCTCGGGGCGACTCAGGTCGATGTGTCCGGAGGAAGTCGCCGCGAAGTCAGCGGAACCCCCGGCGTCTACGAATTGCGTGGGACGATTCTTATCCGCGGCTTCTCGAACCATCTACTCGGTCGGCTTCTTGTCCCTGATGAATCTCCTCTAATCTTCGATGAGAATGCAGAAACCCTGGCAGGCAATGCGACCTGGACTCTTCCATCCGTGCTCCATCATGAGTACGATCCGCTGGAGTTGGCGACGAATCCATGGACATTCGATGGATACGTTTTGGAATCCCGAACGGACACACCATTTGAACTGACCGTCTCGACAATTCCTCTCCGAGTGTGCAACTATCGCGTCAGGACGGATGAAATTGGAGGCAATTTCAAATCGTTTCTCTCAGCTACGGGGCTATTCGCAACGCCGGATCTGGGGGCGTTAGGTTTCACTGGTCTCCGCCTCGGCAGCGGCATTCTCGACTTCGATCCATCATCCTCGCTGATCTTCCAGGGTGGTTGCCTGGCTGCCGACCAGACTCCGCGGTTCTCTCCTGCGTCAGCCACGATCACCTCGAGTTCGATTTCGATTCCAGGTCAGGTGGTTCAGGGCTCCACGCCACCGATTTATCTGGAAAGCCTCGTTTTGCAAGGGAACACGGCAGAGGATTCCTACGCTCCAATCGACTATGACGGCTTCTCGATCGGGCTCGATGGCGTTGCGTATCCAGCATGGGGAGGCTACACTCTTGATGTCGCGTCTCCGGCATTCACCATTCCCGTTCCATTTAATCCGAACACAACCTTCGAAACCAATGTGAACTTCTACTTCGATGGTGTAGAAGTCGACAATTCCGGCGAGTTCATCTTCGGCGACGGCTACTTCGAATCGCGCTTCACGAATTACCTCAATTACAGGTGCTCGTTCGCGGAGCCGTCCTTTGCGCAGAACACCATTTCCTTGGACGAAGTGGAGTTGCAGACTGTCAGCAATGGCACGATTGCGATCAGTGACATCATCGCGTCTAATCTCGAAGATAATCCCGGCATATTCGCCAGCGAAGGCGACCTGACGGTCAATGGCATCAAGCTTGTCCTAGACGAATCGGCTGCTTTCTACGGCGATAGTCTGTATGCAGACACCATCTACGTTTCCAATCTCGACGGGTTCACGATTCCTTTAAAGAAGCTTCGCTTGGACGGTACGCGGTTTGAGATTGGAGGCGGAGGCTTCGACATCGCCGGGCTGAAGTTCGTGATTTACACATCTGGGGATCTGGGTTCTCCCGACGGATTGGTCATTGGCGGTGAACTGGCTTTCCCCGAGAATCTTGTATCTGAAGACAACTCTGGCGGATTCGGCGCCGAAGTGACTATCAAGGATCGTTCGCCGAGATTACCGAAGGTGGAATTGGAGGCCATCAACTTCTGTCTCGGAGGCGATGGAGCGATCGGCGGTACCGGCTTCAGCCTCGCAGAGCTTTGCTTTGGCTATGAGAGCGGTCCGCCGAAATTCTTCACGGGCTCGACGACATTTGGAATTCCGAGGGGCTTTGAGCTCAGCGCGGGATTTGAAATCCTTGGCGGCATCATCGATAGCCTCACCGTCGGACTTGGCTTCCCTGAGCCGGGCCGTCCAATCGGCTCGACCGGCGCCTTCATGCAGAGTATTACTGGATCCCTTTACAATCTCAGCCAAAGTCGCGTAACGGAGATCCTTGAAACGAAAGACGGACCAAGACAGATCACATGGATTCCGCCCGTCACACTCCGAGGAGAGATTGAGGCGACGGCTGGTCCGGAAATCCCGATTCTCGACGTAGCTGCTGTCACGGCCACTGCAGGGATCACCGTCAACGAAATCAGCCTAGGCATCGATGGTACCGTGACCGTCGTGATCTTCGAGATCGGTTCTGCCTCCGCCAAGATCACCTGGGGTGGTCCCCCGGACGCCCAAGGATTCTCCTTTAGTGGCAAGGTCATCTACTACGGCATCATCGCCGGTGAGTTCGATGGTTTTGTCGCCCCGGGTGGTTATGCGCGCGCATCCGCCAAGGTTCGCCTCGGGATACCTGACGATGTTCCCGTGTTCGGTGGTCTGACGTTTGGAAGTGTTGGCGCGGGGTTGGAAATCGATCCCGAGAAGAATCCAAAGTTCAAAGCCTGGGCGACAGCATCTTTGCCGCTTCTTGTCTACACGGCCCATGTGACAGTGACATTCGACAGCAATGGGAACGTAGGCTTCGATGTCAGCCGAGGTACGCGCGTCGCAGATTGGGAAGTCCCGTATTGGCAGCCCGTGCCTGTATCCGATGAACTGCACCGCGACAAGAATGGAAACCCGACTACGTCCTACGTCAGTGTCTTGCGCGATTTCGATCAGAGCTTCAAAGCCTACGCGAATGAAGGCAAGTTCCGTCAGACCCCGCGTGGAGCAGGCACTGCCATTGACTTGCCTACGACAGCCTCTCTCGAGGGCACTGTTGTTCGGCTCACCTACGAAGATCCCGCCGGCAATCCTGAGTTCACGCTAACCAGCCCGTCCGGAAAGACAATCACGCCGGCGAATCTGCCGTCCGATCCTCCATCGCCTGATGTCTTTGGTGTCTGGTTTGAGAATCCGTCTGTGCGAGATGCATCCTACTTCATGATCGCCGAGGAAACCGGCACTTACAGAGCGACCATCCTGTATCCGGAAACACTCGGCCAGTACGCAATCGAGGTGCTATCAAGAAACACAGAGCCGACCTTCGCTTTTGAGGAGGTCGTTGTGAATGGCAGCGACCTGGCGTTCCGATGGAGTGCTTTCGATCCCGACGGTGAAGCGAGGATCGATCTGTTCGCAGGTGCCGATCGCGAAGCATCGCAGGGCATTCGCCTGATAGCGGACATCGCAGAAGTCGACGGATCGGGCATGGCTGTCTTTGATCTGGCCAATTCACCCCTTTCGCCCGGATGGTATTGGCCATTCGCCGTGATCGATGACAGCCGCAATGCACCCGTGACCGTTGTGGCGGAAACGCCCATCTACATCCCAAGTTCCGAAGCTCCAATTGCGGTACAGAACATAGATGTCGTGAGCTTTGGCGACCAACTTTTCGTCAGTTGGTACGCGGTCAAGGATCCGGATCTTGAATTCTACAACCTCAGCTACACCGACCAGCCGGGCTCGGGTTCGTACAAATTCGATCAGGTCGTGGCGAAGGAATACACAAGCGCGCTCCTTGAGAATACGGATCCCAATTCGGAATACCAGGTTACTGTGACTCCGATCCTGACTGCCACAACAAGTGCTGCGGCCCGGGCGGAAGGGTTGAATGCGATTCAGGATCTTGCAGACAGCCTCGTGCATCTGCGCGGCGTTCGAACCGATGATCGGCAGATCGTGCTGGACATGCTGGACGCGAAATCACGCGGAGGAACGCTGACCGTTCGCGAACCCATGGCAACGACTGACCAGGTCGTGGAACTTGTGCGTTCGCGGGAAATCGGAAAGACACTGCTTGGACCAAGCGAGGAAGTTCAGCAACTTCTGCAGGCGGAAAGAGCCAAGCGCAAGGGCTCCCGATCCCGGGCCGTGGAGGAGTACTTCGTTCCTGCTCCAATTCTGGCATACGATGTCGCGAGGACCGGCGTGATTGCTGGTGCGAATCAACCTCCAGTCTTTACGGGTTCACCAACGACCGTTGTTGCTGCGGGAACGGACTTTGATTGGACAGCGACCGCCTACGATCCGGAAGGAAGTGCTGTTTCATTCCAACTGATCGATGGTCCTCCCGGGTTTGCCGTTTCTCAGGAAGGAATTGTCTTCTGGTCCACAAGCGAAAGCGATGTGGGGACGCACGAAGTGATCATCGCCGCCATCGATCTGGTCGGCAGCCGCTCCACACTCTCCTGGGATCTGACAGTTTCAAACGTCTACCAGAGTCTCTCGCTATTTGAGATTATCTCGGATCCGCCGACGGACGTTGTGCCCGGTGACCTCTACGCCTATTCTCCAGAATTGGTGAACACGTTTGTCTCTCCGACGAATCCCGTTGTCTGGTCCCTGGTGGATGGTCCACCCGGCATGATCGTCGACTCCGCATCAGGAGCCATCTACTGGCAGACGCTCGACTACTACATGGGCGCGCCGCGTGTGATCCTCCGCGTGGAGCAATCCAGCCTGGGCGATCCTCTCCTGGACATTCAGGAGTATCGAATCAACGTGAGCCGTTTGGGAGACTCCATCACCGGCAAGACAACGGTCGGTGACGGAGACAGTGACGGTGTGCAGTCGGAGACTGAGGACCTTGCGCCTTCGGCACCCGGCTCAACCGTCCAGCCCTCTGGTGATGGCAATGGAGACGGCATTCCGGATTCTGAACAACAGAACGTCGTGTCGCTCCGCAACGGTGCGCGCGAAGGCGCTTCCGCGGGCGAGTATCTGACGATCGTCTCCGCGCCAGGGACCGTTCTCTCGAACGTTCGGACCTCGGCTGCACGAGAGCCCTATCCGGTAGGAACGAAGGGATTCCCCGTCGGCGTCGTCTCATTCACATTGTCCGGCCGCGGAGTCGTCTCGCCTCCGGGCACCAATTCCGTGAAGATCATGTTGCAGTCGCGACCCAGCGAATCCATTGGCCAAGGGTACTACCTCGATGATGGGATTGCCTACTCGAGCTTCGTCGGTCCAACTCCGCCATACGACAGTGGTGCCCAGTGGGATTCGAATCGAACATTCACACTGGAATTGCTGGATGATAATGGATCAGTTGGCGACCTGAGCGAAACGGGCGATACAAACTCATTGGTTGGCATCCTGACGAACCCAGGCGGGCCGAACTCGGTCAACGCCTCGATCTGGCTGATTCGGTGA